A DNA window from Candidatus Bathyarchaeota archaeon contains the following coding sequences:
- a CDS encoding MarR family transcriptional regulator: MLDPFIFVSVLSVFTLIVAVLYSKRIREAHEKYVEAKSIIGDVIFSFNRQVQRQEDQLEISARKVDVLSSHNELFTEKLAKQEKEVQALAKKVKSLSTLEKALTRIDVLEDKFVEVSSMRDTLLQKVDEMEKRRFHQIELETKIESAIPIKREKALAPLTTTELSVLEFLAIEGEKTAPEIKERIKLSREHTARLMKKLYEGGYLERSANKIPFKYHLKEEMRKILSRPEQKG, encoded by the coding sequence ATGTTAGACCCCTTTATTTTTGTAAGCGTCTTGTCAGTATTCACTTTGATAGTTGCAGTTCTGTATAGCAAACGCATCCGTGAAGCTCATGAAAAGTATGTAGAAGCCAAGAGCATTATTGGCGACGTTATTTTCAGTTTTAATAGGCAGGTGCAAAGACAGGAGGACCAGCTTGAGATTTCAGCTCGCAAGGTCGATGTTCTTTCTAGTCATAACGAGCTTTTTACTGAAAAACTGGCAAAGCAGGAAAAAGAGGTCCAGGCGCTTGCGAAAAAGGTGAAATCCCTTTCTACTTTGGAAAAGGCGCTAACTAGAATTGACGTCTTGGAAGATAAGTTCGTTGAAGTTTCGTCGATGAGAGATACCTTGCTACAGAAAGTTGATGAGATGGAGAAACGAAGGTTTCACCAGATAGAGTTGGAAACAAAAATTGAATCAGCCATTCCAATAAAGCGAGAAAAAGCGTTGGCGCCGTTGACTACAACTGAACTTTCAGTTCTCGAGTTTCTAGCTATTGAAGGAGAAAAGACAGCGCCGGAAATAAAGGAGCGAATAAAACTTAGCAGAGAACACACGGCGCGTTTGATGAAGAAACTTTATGAAGGTGGTTATTTAGAGCGTAGCGCCAACAAAATTCCTTTCAAGTACCATCTGAAAGAAGAGATGCGGAAAATTCTCAGTAGACCTGAGCAGAAAGGCTAG